From the genome of Marixanthomonas ophiurae, one region includes:
- the crcB gene encoding fluoride efflux transporter CrcB, with translation MKQLLLVFIGGGVGSSLRYWISKYLNSTETGIPYGTFAANIIGSFIIGIVLGLALKNSSVSQNTVLLVATGFCGGFTTFSTFAYENHIFLKSGDFLSFALYTLASFVIGFAAVFAGMYLVKFI, from the coding sequence ATGAAACAACTATTATTGGTATTTATTGGTGGTGGCGTAGGTAGTTCATTACGTTACTGGATTAGTAAATACTTAAATAGCACAGAAACGGGAATCCCCTATGGCACATTTGCCGCTAATATTATAGGTAGCTTTATTATTGGTATTGTTTTAGGCTTAGCTTTAAAAAATAGTTCTGTTTCTCAAAATACTGTATTATTAGTTGCTACAGGTTTTTGTGGCGGTTTTACTACTTTTTCTACCTTTGCTTACGAAAATCACATTTTTTTAAAATCTGGTGACTTTCTAAGTTTTGCACTCTATACACTAGCGAGCTTTGTAATCGGTTTTGCAGCAGTATTTGCAGGAATGTACTTAGTTAAATTTATTTAA
- a CDS encoding MDR family MFS transporter: MKKLYINYINNFRGLSPEIWLLSLVTFINRAGAMVIPFLSLYLVNAKGFTLPQVGWIMTSFGVGSLVGTWIGGRLTDTIGFYKVIVSSLFLGGIGFVFLQFVDTFYGFCFGIFMLILVADAYRPAIFVACEVYSKPGNVTRSITLIRLAINLGFSIGPLIGGIIIATISYTSLFWIDGLTCVIASIGLFILLKPKKTKENETEKVVKKEGVPPYLNGLFILFFIIMVANSICFVQYFSVMPLYYEKAHFLSEDLIGWLFFINGALIVIFEMPLITWLERKKMSKTMATFWGVFFLAISFIVLNISSWSGVLLIGMILMTFGEMIGSPFSNALALEMAPKGRKGSYMGLYSMSFSISHIVGHNAGMNLVDGLGFNLTWYTMFIFLVIICLAVWWLHKLMSKSNNLNPSKTVTIEKEIIQ, encoded by the coding sequence ATGAAAAAATTATACATCAATTATATCAATAACTTTCGGGGTTTGTCACCAGAAATCTGGTTGCTTTCACTGGTTACGTTTATTAACAGAGCTGGAGCGATGGTAATTCCTTTTCTTTCGTTGTATTTAGTAAATGCAAAAGGGTTTACGTTGCCGCAAGTAGGGTGGATTATGACTTCCTTTGGGGTAGGTTCTTTAGTTGGAACATGGATTGGCGGTAGATTGACCGATACCATAGGGTTTTACAAAGTAATTGTTTCCAGCTTATTTTTAGGAGGTATAGGATTTGTTTTTCTACAGTTTGTAGATACATTTTATGGGTTTTGCTTCGGAATTTTCATGCTCATTTTAGTAGCCGATGCATATCGACCTGCCATTTTTGTAGCTTGTGAGGTATATAGTAAGCCTGGTAATGTAACCCGGAGTATAACACTTATTCGGTTAGCTATTAATCTTGGTTTTTCAATAGGACCTTTAATAGGTGGTATTATAATAGCCACTATTAGTTATACTTCTTTATTCTGGATTGATGGCCTTACTTGCGTGATAGCCTCTATTGGTCTATTTATTCTCTTAAAGCCTAAAAAAACTAAAGAAAATGAAACAGAAAAAGTAGTAAAAAAAGAAGGAGTTCCTCCATACTTAAATGGACTTTTTATTCTATTTTTTATCATTATGGTGGCAAATAGCATCTGTTTTGTTCAATATTTTTCTGTGATGCCCTTGTACTATGAGAAAGCACACTTTTTAAGTGAGGATCTCATTGGATGGTTATTTTTCATAAACGGGGCATTGATTGTAATTTTTGAAATGCCTTTAATAACTTGGCTAGAACGGAAAAAAATGTCAAAAACCATGGCTACATTTTGGGGAGTTTTCTTTTTGGCAATAAGTTTTATTGTTTTAAATATAAGCTCTTGGAGTGGTGTATTGTTAATAGGAATGATATTAATGACATTTGGAGAAATGATAGGTTCACCTTTCTCAAATGCTCTAGCATTAGAAATGGCTCCAAAAGGAAGAAAAGGAAGTTATATGGGGTTGTACAGTATGAGTTTTTCAATTTCTCACATTGTTGGCCATAATGCAGGTATGAACCTTGTAGATGGCTTAGGATTCAATCTTACTTGGTATACAATGTTTATTTTTCTTGTGATAATATGTTTGGCTGTGTGGTGGTTACATAAACTAATGAGTAAATCAAATAACCTAAACCCATCAAAAACAGTAACTATAGAAAAGGAAATTATTCAGTAA
- a CDS encoding CHASE2 domain-containing protein: MRKNIKLLMKDAGLCLLFSVIILYLISFLIVNLSIFNPFTNAFKDFSFLDLYYSQEMFEKKPVKDIVVVNIEHKDRFEIQQLIEHIKKQEPKVIGLDIVFKDRKDNFLDSLLGESLQSGNIILSKAFLGDTWAYNAGPFKKNHELVGYSNLNFNLKTDVIREFEGYQDLSDTTQTSFSTLVSKKYLGEKWEAETMNNKLSKPIPINYSGTTDQFFTFSYQEFMETETHLFVKDKIVLVGYVGTPHTSVYDIEDKFFTPLNTKTAGKSPPDMFGVLIHANIIAMLINKDFIKVIPKWIILLITVIITYIALLYFMYASTKKPVSYMLNKKVVQLLFTVFLLWFSLWLYKNKILFKPELIIAVLVLSVEFIGLYKILIFKLNKKYKWKSYFFQE; the protein is encoded by the coding sequence ATGAGGAAAAACATCAAACTATTAATGAAAGATGCCGGCCTGTGCCTCTTATTTTCAGTTATCATTTTATATCTGATTTCTTTTCTTATTGTTAACCTTTCCATATTCAATCCATTTACAAATGCTTTTAAAGATTTTAGCTTTTTAGACCTTTATTATTCACAAGAAATGTTTGAGAAAAAACCTGTTAAGGACATTGTTGTGGTTAATATAGAGCATAAAGACAGGTTTGAGATACAACAATTAATAGAACATATAAAAAAGCAAGAACCCAAGGTTATAGGGCTCGATATAGTATTCAAAGACAGAAAAGACAATTTTTTAGATTCTTTATTGGGAGAAAGTTTACAGTCTGGTAACATCATTCTTTCCAAAGCATTTTTAGGTGACACCTGGGCTTACAACGCCGGTCCTTTTAAGAAAAACCACGAACTTGTTGGGTACTCTAATTTAAACTTCAATTTAAAAACAGATGTTATTCGTGAGTTTGAAGGCTATCAAGATCTTAGTGATACTACGCAAACATCTTTTTCAACTTTAGTTTCAAAAAAATATTTAGGCGAAAAATGGGAAGCTGAAACTATGAATAACAAACTTTCAAAACCTATACCCATAAATTACAGTGGGACAACAGATCAATTTTTTACGTTCTCCTATCAAGAATTTATGGAAACTGAAACACATCTTTTTGTAAAGGATAAAATTGTTTTGGTTGGTTACGTTGGTACACCACATACAAGTGTTTATGATATTGAAGACAAATTTTTCACTCCTTTAAACACTAAAACAGCAGGTAAAAGTCCGCCAGATATGTTTGGAGTACTTATACATGCCAATATTATTGCAATGCTTATTAACAAAGACTTCATTAAAGTAATCCCTAAATGGATTATTCTTTTAATAACGGTAATTATCACATATATAGCATTGTTATATTTTATGTATGCAAGTACAAAAAAACCTGTTAGTTATATGCTTAATAAAAAAGTTGTTCAGCTTCTATTTACCGTTTTCTTATTATGGTTCTCGTTGTGGTTATATAAAAATAAAATACTTTTTAAACCAGAATTGATTATAGCTGTATTAGTGTTAAGTGTAGAGTTTATTGGATTATATAAGATTTTGATTTTTAAATTAAATAAAAAATACAAATGGAAAAGCTATTTTTTTCAAGAGTAA
- a CDS encoding methylmalonyl-CoA mutase family protein, translated as MKQAKPYIPKNKVRIVTAASLFDGHDAAINIMRRIIQSTGVEVIHLGHDRSVEEVVNTAIQEDANAIAMTSYQGGHNEYFKYMYDLLKEKGAEHIKIFGGGGGVILPEEIEELQNYGITRIYAPDDGRELGLQGMINDLVETSDFPIGENLNGEEAKLSEKNDNAIARVISAAENFPEVAKKTLDSIHKKNEKSTIPVLGITGTGGSGKSSLVDELVRRFLIDFPEKTIGIISVDPSKRKTGGALLGDRIRMNAINSPRVYMRSLATRQSNLALSKHVAEAVQVLKAAEYDLIILETSGIGQSDTEILDHSDVSLYVMTPEFGAATQLEKIDMLDFADLVSINKFDKRGAKDALRDVKKQYMRNHQLWDTPQDQLPVFGTIASQFNDPGMNKLYKSIMDEIASKTKADLNSKYEISDEMSEKIFVIPPARTRYLSEISENNRAYDKKASEQAEVAQKLYGFFKTIETISGATPTLDKSGIDSEDLTVSEENKDLVKLLVAEFDKEKLNLDPYNWEVITGWDEKVNRYQEPVYKFKVRDKEISIDTHTESLSHTQIPKVSLPKYQAWGDILKWVLQENVPGEFPYTSGLYPFKRTGEDPARMFAGEGGPERTNRRFHYVSMGLPAKRLSTAFDSVTLYGNDPNHRPDIYGKIGNAGVSICCLDDAKKLYSGFDLSHKMTSVSMTINGPAPMLLGFFMNAAIDQSCEKYIKEHDLEDEVEKKIAKIYKESGMDRPKYNGELPEGNDGLGLMLLGVTGDQILPQDVYQKIKYDTLKQVRGTVQADILKEDQAQNTCIFSTEFALRLMGDVQEYFIEKQVRNFYSVSISGYHIAEAGANPITQLAFTLANGFTYVEYYLSRGMDINKFGPNLSFFFSNGIDPEYSVIGRVARKIWSKALKEKYGANPRAQMLKYHIQTSGRSLHAQEIDFNDIRTTLQALYAIYDNCNSLHTNAYDEAITTPTEESVRRAMAIQLIINKELGLAKNENPIQGSFIIEELTDLVEAAVLEEFDRLTERGGVLGAMETMYQRGKIQEESLYYETLKHTGEFPIIGVNTFLSSKGSPTIQPKEVIRATEEEKQAQITTLEKLHKTYEDSAEETLSKVQDAAIENKNMFEELMEATKVCSLGQITEALFEVGGQYRRNM; from the coding sequence ATGAAACAAGCAAAACCTTATATTCCCAAAAATAAAGTACGAATTGTAACCGCTGCCTCACTTTTTGATGGTCATGATGCGGCCATAAATATTATGAGGCGTATTATACAGTCTACAGGTGTAGAGGTTATTCACTTAGGGCACGATCGCAGTGTAGAAGAGGTAGTAAATACAGCTATTCAAGAAGATGCAAATGCAATCGCAATGACTTCTTATCAAGGGGGGCACAATGAGTATTTTAAATATATGTATGATCTGCTCAAGGAAAAAGGTGCAGAGCATATTAAAATTTTTGGTGGTGGAGGTGGAGTAATTCTTCCTGAAGAAATTGAAGAATTACAAAACTACGGCATTACTCGTATTTATGCGCCAGATGATGGTAGGGAACTTGGTTTGCAAGGAATGATTAACGATTTAGTTGAAACATCCGACTTTCCTATTGGTGAAAACTTAAATGGAGAAGAAGCAAAGCTTTCAGAAAAAAATGATAACGCTATTGCTCGTGTTATTTCAGCAGCTGAAAACTTCCCAGAAGTTGCCAAAAAAACATTAGATTCCATTCATAAAAAGAATGAAAAAAGTACCATTCCTGTTTTAGGAATCACAGGTACAGGAGGTTCAGGTAAATCGTCGTTAGTTGATGAATTGGTTCGCCGTTTTTTAATTGATTTCCCTGAAAAAACAATAGGAATTATTTCAGTAGATCCTTCAAAACGAAAAACAGGTGGGGCGTTGCTAGGCGACCGTATTCGTATGAATGCTATTAATTCACCACGAGTATATATGCGTAGTTTGGCCACTCGTCAAAGTAACTTAGCGCTTTCCAAACACGTGGCCGAAGCGGTTCAAGTTTTAAAAGCTGCGGAGTATGATCTTATTATTTTAGAAACTTCGGGTATTGGACAAAGTGATACCGAAATTTTAGATCACAGTGATGTTTCTCTGTATGTAATGACGCCAGAATTTGGCGCTGCAACACAATTGGAGAAAATCGATATGTTAGATTTTGCCGATTTGGTGTCCATTAACAAATTTGACAAACGAGGGGCTAAAGATGCACTTCGCGATGTAAAAAAACAGTATATGCGTAACCACCAATTGTGGGATACGCCTCAAGATCAACTTCCAGTTTTCGGGACGATAGCTTCTCAGTTTAACGATCCAGGAATGAACAAGCTTTACAAATCCATTATGGATGAGATTGCTTCTAAAACAAAAGCCGATTTAAATAGTAAGTATGAAATTTCAGATGAAATGTCTGAAAAGATTTTTGTAATTCCACCGGCACGAACACGTTACCTTTCTGAAATATCTGAAAATAACAGAGCTTACGACAAAAAAGCTTCTGAACAAGCTGAAGTAGCTCAAAAACTCTATGGTTTCTTCAAAACTATAGAAACCATTTCTGGAGCCACACCTACATTAGATAAATCGGGAATTGATTCTGAAGATTTAACTGTTTCCGAAGAAAATAAAGATTTAGTAAAACTTTTAGTGGCAGAGTTTGATAAAGAAAAATTGAACTTAGATCCTTATAATTGGGAAGTTATTACCGGTTGGGACGAAAAAGTAAATCGCTATCAAGAACCGGTTTATAAATTTAAAGTTCGTGATAAAGAAATTAGTATCGATACGCATACCGAGTCATTGTCACATACTCAAATTCCAAAAGTATCTTTGCCTAAATATCAAGCTTGGGGCGATATATTAAAATGGGTGTTACAAGAAAATGTGCCGGGTGAGTTTCCGTATACCTCAGGTTTATACCCTTTTAAGCGTACAGGAGAAGACCCTGCTCGAATGTTCGCCGGAGAAGGTGGGCCAGAGCGTACTAATCGCCGTTTTCACTATGTAAGTATGGGGTTACCCGCTAAGCGCTTGTCAACAGCTTTTGATAGTGTAACCTTATATGGTAACGATCCCAATCACCGTCCCGATATCTATGGGAAAATTGGTAATGCTGGAGTATCTATTTGTTGTTTGGATGATGCCAAAAAATTATATTCCGGATTTGATTTAAGTCATAAAATGACATCGGTGAGTATGACAATCAATGGTCCTGCTCCCATGTTACTTGGCTTTTTTATGAATGCGGCTATCGATCAAAGTTGTGAAAAATATATTAAGGAGCATGATCTTGAAGATGAAGTAGAAAAGAAAATCGCTAAAATTTACAAAGAAAGCGGAATGGACCGCCCAAAGTATAATGGCGAGCTACCTGAAGGAAACGACGGTCTAGGTTTAATGTTATTGGGCGTTACTGGAGATCAAATATTACCACAAGATGTGTATCAGAAAATTAAGTATGATACGTTGAAACAAGTTCGAGGAACGGTACAAGCCGATATTTTAAAAGAAGACCAAGCTCAAAATACGTGTATTTTCTCTACGGAGTTTGCACTTCGTTTAATGGGTGATGTGCAGGAATATTTTATTGAAAAACAAGTTAGAAACTTTTATTCTGTTTCTATTAGTGGTTATCATATTGCCGAAGCTGGAGCAAATCCTATTACCCAGTTGGCATTTACCTTGGCAAATGGATTTACATACGTAGAATACTATTTAAGTAGAGGAATGGATATTAATAAATTCGGTCCTAACTTATCCTTCTTTTTTAGTAACGGTATCGATCCTGAATATTCAGTAATTGGTCGTGTGGCTCGTAAAATTTGGTCTAAAGCATTAAAAGAAAAGTATGGGGCCAATCCACGAGCGCAGATGTTAAAGTATCACATTCAAACATCTGGTCGTTCGCTACATGCACAGGAGATTGACTTTAACGATATTAGAACTACGTTACAAGCATTATACGCTATTTACGATAATTGTAATTCATTACACACCAATGCCTATGATGAAGCGATTACAACACCTACGGAAGAAAGCGTACGTCGGGCGATGGCGATTCAGTTAATTATCAATAAAGAGTTAGGACTGGCTAAAAACGAAAACCCAATTCAAGGCTCATTTATTATTGAAGAGTTGACCGATTTAGTTGAAGCAGCTGTTCTCGAAGAATTCGATAGATTAACTGAACGCGGTGGTGTTTTAGGTGCTATGGAAACCATGTACCAGCGTGGAAAAATACAAGAAGAGAGCTTGTATTATGAAACGTTAAAACATACAGGCGAATTTCCTATAATTGGTGTAAATACATTCTTAAGTAGTAAAGGTTCACCAACGATTCAGCCAAAAGAAGTAATTAGAGCGACGGAAGAAGAAAAGCAAGCCCAGATAACTACATTAGAGAAACTTCATAAAACATATGAAGATAGCGCAGAAGAAACATTAAGTAAAGTGCAAGATGCGGCTATTGAAAACAAAAATATGTTTGAAGAACTCATGGAAGCGACGAAAGTTTGTTCATTAGGGCAAATTACCGAAGCCTTATTTGAAGTAGGAGGACAGTATCGTAGGAATATGTAA
- a CDS encoding Lrp/AsnC family transcriptional regulator, producing the protein MIDDLNWKILKHLQKNARLSSAEIGRQIGMSSPAVSERIKKMEDAGVIHGYHTVVSPFEAGYQLKAIITLRAFMGKLKPFLEKVKTYDEVLNCYRITGNENIVMEVALRNQKHLEAFIDQLIVYGETKTQIVLSHVVKNNEIKKA; encoded by the coding sequence ATGATTGATGACTTAAATTGGAAGATTTTAAAGCATTTACAAAAAAACGCAAGACTGTCCAGTGCAGAAATAGGAAGACAAATTGGAATGAGCTCACCAGCAGTTTCTGAACGGATAAAAAAAATGGAGGATGCAGGTGTAATTCATGGATATCATACCGTGGTTTCTCCTTTTGAAGCTGGCTATCAATTAAAGGCAATTATAACGCTACGTGCCTTTATGGGAAAATTGAAACCATTTCTCGAAAAAGTAAAAACATATGATGAGGTTTTAAATTGTTACCGAATAACTGGTAATGAAAACATCGTGATGGAAGTAGCTTTAAGAAATCAAAAACACTTAGAGGCCTTCATCGATCAATTGATTGTATATGGCGAAACTAAAACCCAAATTGTATTATCTCATGTAGTTAAGAATAATGAAATTAAGAAAGCTTAA
- a CDS encoding dipeptidyl-peptidase 3 family protein has translation MKNTFIIAAAMSGFLFFSCAEEKKDKTNQEVAEVKTDDFNYQADTFGDIKVLRYQIPGWEDLSLKEQKLVYYLTQAGLAGRDIMWDQNYRHNLKIRKAFENIYTSYEGDKTTDDWKNFETYLKRVWFSNGIHHHYSTAKMTPDFSKEYLQTLLDNTNTELTGEAFEVLFNDKDAKKVNLSKDADIVKESAINFYGPDVTTADVEKYYSSIEVNKEEPIEVGLNTKLVKENGKLVEKTWKSGGMYGAAIDKIIEWLEKAEGVAEDENQAKALGLLIEYYKTGSLDTWDDYAVAWVNSTEGDIDWINGFIEVYNDPKGYKGSYENIVQIKDFDMSKKMAVLSQEAQWFEDNSPLMKEHKKDSVKGVSYKTVIVAGEAGDASPSTPIGVNLPNNNWIRQAHGSKSVSLGNIINAYNNAGGSGRLQEFAHDEEEIALEEEYGKNADKLHTALHEVVGHASGQINPGVGTPKETLKSYKSTIEEGRADLFGLYYLMDPKLQELGLVEDWEKTGKAAYDGYIRNGLVAQLVRLELGDDVEEAHMRNRQWVSAWAFERGQEEGVIEKVTRDEKTYYDIKDYNKLREIFGELLRETQRITSEGDYEAAKALVEDYGVKVDQELHKQVIDRNSQFKSPPYSGFVNPVIVPKMNEEDEIESFTIEQPASFEEQMLMYSKNYGNLPVEN, from the coding sequence ATGAAGAATACTTTTATTATAGCTGCTGCTATGAGTGGGTTTTTGTTTTTTTCTTGTGCTGAAGAAAAGAAAGATAAAACCAATCAAGAAGTTGCTGAGGTGAAAACCGATGACTTTAACTATCAAGCAGATACCTTTGGTGATATTAAAGTGCTGCGATACCAAATCCCTGGGTGGGAAGACCTTTCTTTAAAGGAACAAAAATTAGTGTATTATCTTACACAAGCTGGTTTAGCGGGACGTGACATTATGTGGGATCAAAACTACCGTCACAACCTTAAAATTAGAAAAGCTTTTGAAAATATCTACACTTCATACGAAGGGGATAAAACTACTGATGATTGGAAAAACTTTGAAACGTACTTAAAAAGAGTTTGGTTTTCTAACGGAATTCATCACCATTACAGTACGGCAAAAATGACGCCTGATTTTAGTAAAGAGTATCTTCAAACATTATTAGATAATACTAATACTGAACTTACCGGCGAAGCTTTTGAAGTATTATTCAATGATAAGGATGCTAAAAAAGTAAACCTTAGTAAAGATGCAGATATTGTAAAAGAAAGTGCTATTAACTTTTACGGTCCAGATGTAACCACTGCCGATGTAGAAAAATATTACAGTTCTATTGAAGTAAACAAGGAAGAACCTATTGAAGTAGGATTAAACACTAAGCTCGTTAAAGAAAACGGAAAATTAGTTGAAAAAACCTGGAAAAGTGGCGGAATGTATGGTGCAGCTATCGATAAAATAATCGAGTGGCTAGAAAAAGCAGAAGGTGTTGCTGAAGACGAAAATCAAGCAAAAGCCTTAGGTTTATTAATTGAGTATTATAAAACAGGAAGTTTAGATACTTGGGATGACTATGCTGTTGCTTGGGTAAATTCTACCGAAGGTGATATCGATTGGATTAATGGCTTTATTGAAGTGTATAATGATCCAAAAGGGTATAAAGGTTCTTATGAAAATATTGTGCAGATTAAAGACTTCGATATGTCTAAAAAAATGGCTGTACTTTCACAAGAAGCACAGTGGTTTGAAGACAACTCACCTTTAATGAAAGAACATAAAAAGGACAGTGTAAAAGGAGTTTCGTATAAAACAGTAATTGTTGCAGGAGAAGCTGGAGATGCTTCCCCAAGCACGCCAATTGGAGTTAATTTACCAAACAACAACTGGATTAGACAAGCTCACGGAAGTAAGTCAGTTTCTTTAGGAAATATCATAAATGCATATAATAATGCAGGTGGAAGTGGCCGCTTACAAGAGTTTGCTCATGATGAAGAAGAGATAGCACTTGAAGAAGAATACGGAAAAAATGCAGATAAATTACATACAGCTCTTCACGAAGTTGTAGGGCACGCTTCTGGTCAGATTAATCCAGGTGTAGGGACGCCAAAAGAAACATTGAAAAGTTATAAATCTACTATAGAAGAAGGTCGTGCCGATCTTTTTGGACTGTATTATTTAATGGATCCAAAACTGCAAGAATTAGGTCTTGTTGAAGATTGGGAAAAAACTGGAAAAGCTGCTTACGATGGCTATATTCGAAATGGTTTAGTAGCACAATTAGTGCGTCTTGAATTAGGAGATGATGTAGAAGAAGCACATATGCGTAACCGTCAATGGGTAAGTGCTTGGGCTTTTGAAAGAGGACAAGAAGAAGGTGTTATCGAAAAAGTAACTCGTGACGAAAAAACGTATTACGACATCAAGGACTATAATAAATTACGTGAGATTTTTGGTGAACTACTACGTGAAACACAACGTATCACTTCAGAAGGGGACTATGAAGCTGCTAAAGCGCTTGTTGAAGATTACGGTGTAAAAGTAGACCAAGAACTTCATAAACAAGTAATTGATAGAAATAGTCAATTTAAATCACCTCCTTACAGTGGTTTTGTTAATCCTGTAATTGTTCCGAAAATGAACGAGGAGGATGAAATAGAAAGCTTTACAATTGAGCAACCAGCTTCTTTTGAAGAGCAAATGTTGATGTATTCTAAAAACTACGGAAACTTACCAGTAGAAAATTAA
- a CDS encoding DUF1684 domain-containing protein, translating to MKYLFTSVVLLISFFSLAQTNEEIIQGIETYHASENEKFGTVETTILTEKDFKDFEQLEFYPIDVSYRVKAEFIRTPNEEPFLMPTTTERLPEYVKYGEAHFTIEGKDLKLNLYKSTEPYNEPGYEDYLFLPFTDLTSGDGSYGGGRFLDARIPEGDTIVLDFNKAYNPYCAYNSRYSCPIPPEENDLLVRIEAGVKAFDKH from the coding sequence ATGAAATATCTTTTTACCTCGGTTGTATTATTAATTTCTTTCTTCTCTTTAGCACAAACTAATGAAGAAATTATTCAGGGAATTGAAACCTATCACGCTTCAGAAAATGAAAAATTTGGAACTGTTGAAACTACTATTTTAACCGAAAAAGACTTTAAAGATTTTGAACAATTAGAATTTTATCCAATTGATGTATCATACAGGGTAAAAGCTGAATTTATAAGAACACCCAACGAAGAACCTTTTTTAATGCCAACTACAACAGAACGCTTACCAGAATATGTGAAATATGGAGAGGCTCATTTTACCATAGAAGGAAAAGACTTAAAGCTAAATTTATATAAAAGCACCGAACCATACAATGAGCCAGGTTACGAAGATTATCTTTTTTTACCATTTACAGACTTAACAAGTGGGGATGGCTCGTATGGTGGAGGAAGATTTCTAGACGCCAGAATTCCTGAGGGAGATACAATCGTTTTAGACTTCAATAAAGCGTATAATCCCTATTGCGCATATAATTCGCGTTATTCGTGCCCAATCCCACCTGAAGAAAACGACTTATTGGTTAGAATAGAAGCTGGCGTAAAAGCTTTTGATAAGCATTAA
- a CDS encoding SRPBCC family protein produces the protein MKILKYLFFLLLIVIIGGAIYFATKDGSFDVAETKVINAPAEVVYNNVKDFKSWPQWGPWMEEDENMKIDYAEKTEGEGASYSWTSEAVGDGSMKTVKVIPNKEIQQEIVFNTPIGDSKSDVYWYFEETENSGQTKVTWGMKGEQSFMEKVFMSFQEDDMETGISKMFASGLNNLEEVVKESMKQYAINVDGITRYSGGYYMYNTTAAKQSEIGDKMGSMLGQVMGYMQQNNIQSSGMPFTIYNNIDEANGAVIFSAAIPIKDRVITPDGSPVLTGFMESTTAVKTTLKGNYTNLPEAYEATKKYIAENNMEMNTDANMFEVYATDPGDVPNPSNWITEIYIPVIQKTKPEAL, from the coding sequence ATGAAAATTTTAAAATACCTCTTTTTCTTACTTTTAATTGTCATAATTGGCGGAGCTATTTATTTTGCCACTAAAGATGGCAGTTTTGATGTTGCTGAAACAAAAGTTATAAATGCTCCTGCTGAAGTTGTTTATAACAATGTGAAAGACTTTAAAAGTTGGCCGCAATGGGGACCTTGGATGGAAGAAGATGAAAATATGAAAATTGACTATGCCGAAAAAACGGAAGGTGAAGGAGCTTCTTATTCTTGGACAAGCGAAGCTGTAGGTGATGGTTCTATGAAAACAGTAAAAGTAATACCGAATAAAGAAATTCAACAAGAGATTGTTTTTAATACACCTATCGGCGATAGCAAAAGTGACGTATATTGGTATTTTGAAGAAACTGAAAACTCTGGACAAACGAAAGTGACTTGGGGTATGAAAGGTGAACAATCTTTTATGGAAAAAGTTTTTATGTCCTTTCAAGAGGACGATATGGAAACGGGCATCTCCAAGATGTTTGCCAGTGGACTAAACAATCTTGAGGAAGTTGTGAAAGAAAGTATGAAACAATATGCTATTAACGTAGATGGCATAACCCGTTATAGCGGTGGCTATTATATGTACAATACCACAGCAGCAAAACAGAGTGAAATTGGAGATAAAATGGGATCTATGCTGGGGCAAGTTATGGGATATATGCAACAGAATAACATACAATCTTCTGGTATGCCTTTTACAATCTATAACAATATAGATGAAGCCAACGGAGCTGTAATTTTTTCAGCTGCTATACCTATAAAAGATCGAGTTATCACACCAGATGGCAGCCCCGTTTTAACAGGCTTTATGGAGTCTACTACTGCTGTTAAAACTACTCTTAAAGGAAATTATACAAATCTTCCGGAAGCTTATGAAGCTACAAAAAAGTATATTGCAGAAAACAATATGGAAATGAACACCGATGCCAATATGTTTGAGGTATATGCAACAGATCCAGGTGACGTTCCTAATCCTTCAAATTGGATTACAGAAATATATATTCCGGTAATTCAAAAAACAAAACCAGAAGCGCTTTAA